From a region of the Serinus canaria isolate serCan28SL12 unplaced genomic scaffold, serCan2020 HiC_scaffold_672, whole genome shotgun sequence genome:
- the LOC127061337 gene encoding zinc finger and BTB domain-containing protein 4-like, with amino-acid sequence MAPVVEVSDAGHCRALLLELNEQRLRGQFCDVTIIAEDTKFRAHKNVLAASSPFFKRALAQEPTCPSPAQVLELPGVQAGVFSDVLNFIYNSRLAVPSPAAARALGAVGRRLGIPSLQGLEAGPPAPPPPPPPPPPPPPPPPPPPAPAPPAPRDMNGTWSPPAPAAELTCGAQEGEEVAPSSSPSLRCGLCGRGFGSAAALGFHAKLHRGRRGLCCRHCGKSFIHVKRLQTHEVGCRDGDGEGDGDAAGTASTDVTVAGGAAAVAATGPAASAPRAAKKALLLRHRALEPGAEQEPLVKVVDGQVLYLCGVCQRSYMTLSSLKRHANVHSWRRKYPCRYCDKVFALAEYRTKHEVWHTGERRYQCIFCWDTFVTYYNLKTHQKAFHGISPGLIASEKTPNGGYRPKLNALKLYRLLPMRANKRPYKTYSQGAVPDGAAPAPATAPGDAGVTAFPPAAPPRPEPASVIAFGRAAPPSVIVRGGGLGAASYISYNFRAGEEAPGAAEAPAAAPVTPAVPIKKQVLREYIEAQRAAAEEGATAAAAAAAAPQNGSGGGRTMTYVAKPAYAGSAGEGLCQITVRIGEEAIVKRRISGTDLRGDGAGERRGDNDSDAEDRLWRPYYSYKPKRKTGGA; translated from the coding sequence ATGGCTCCGGTCGTGGAGGTGTCGGACGCCGGGCACTGCCGGgcgctgctgctggagctgaacGAGCAGCGCCTGCGGGGACAGTTCTGCGACGTCACCATCATCGCCGAGGACACCAAATTCCGCGCCCATAAGAACGTCCTGGCCGCCTCCAGCCCCTTCTTCAAGCGGGCGCTGGCCCAGGAGCCCACCTGCCCCTCGCCCgcccaggtgctggagctgccggGCGTCCAGGCCGGCGTCTTCTCCGACGTCCTCAACTTCATCTACAACTCGCGCCTGGCCGTGCCCTCGCCGGCGGCCGCGCGGGCGCTGGGGGCCGTGGGCCGGCGCCTCGGCATCCCCTcgctgcagggcctggaggcCGGGCCgcccgctcctcctcctcctcctcctcctcctcctcctcctcctcctcctcctcctcctcctcctgctcctgctcctccagcaccgCGGGACATGAACGGCACCTGGAGCCCCCCGGCGCCCGCGGCCGAGCTCACCTGCGGGGCACAGGAGGGCGAGGAGGTGGCACCGTCGTCGTCGCCGTCGCTGCGGTGCGGGCTGTGCGGGCGCGGCTTCGGCTCGGCGGCGGCGCTGGGCTTCCACGCCAAGCTGCACCGCGGGCGCCGCGGGCTGTGCTGCCGGCACTGCGGCAAGAGCTTCATCCACGTCAAGCGCCTGCAGACGCACGAGGTCGGCTGTCGCGACGGCGACGGGGAGGGGGACGGCGACGCCGCCGGCACCGCCAGCACGGATGTCACCGTCGccggcggcgccgccgccgtCGCCGCGACCGGCCCGGCGGCGTCGGCGCCGAGGGCGGCCAAGAAGGCGCTGCTGCTGCGGCACCGCGCGCTGGAGCCGGGCGCGGAGCAGGAGCCGCTGGTCAAGGTGGTGGACGGGCAGGTGCTGTACCTGTGCGGGGTGTGCCAGCGCTCCTACATGACCCTGTCCAGCCTGAAGCGCCACGCCAACGTCCACTCGTGGCGCCGCAAGTACCCGTGCCGCTACTGCGACAAGGTGTTCGCGCTGGCCGAGTACCGCACCAAGCACGAGGTGTGGCACACGGGCGAGCGCCGCTACCAGTGCATCTTCTGCTGGGACACCTTCGTCACCTACTACAACCTCAAGACGCACCAAAAAGCCTTCCACGGCATCAGCCCGGGGCTCATCGCCTCCGAGAAGACGCCCAACGGCGGCTACCGGCCCAAGCTCAACGCGCTCAAGCTCTACCGCCTGCTGCCCATGCGGGCCAACAAGCGGCCCTACAAGACCTACAGCCAGGGCGCCGTGCCCGACGGGGCCGCGCCGGCGCCGGCGACCGCGCCGGGGGACGCCGGGGTCACCGCATTTCCTCCGGCGGCACCGCCGCGGCCGGAGCCCGCCTCGGTCATCGCCTTCGGCCGCGCGGCGCCGCCCTCGGTCATCGTACGAGGCGGCGGCCTCGGCGCCGCCTCGTACATCTCCTACAACTTCCGGGCGGGCGAGGAGGCGCCGGGAGCGGCCGAGGCGCCGGCGGCGGCGCCGGTGACGCCGGCGGTGCCCATCAAGAAGCAGGTGCTGCGCGAGTACATCGAGGCGCAGCGCGCCGCCGCCGAGGAGGGCGCgaccgccgccgccgccgccgccgccgcgccccaGAACGGCTCCGGCGGCGGCCGCACCATGACCTACGTGGCCAAGCCGGCCTACGCGGGCTCGGCGGGCGAGGGGCTGTGCCAGATCACCGTGCGCATCGGCGAGGAGGCCATCGTCAAGCGCCGCA